From Rutidosis leptorrhynchoides isolate AG116_Rl617_1_P2 chromosome 3, CSIRO_AGI_Rlap_v1, whole genome shotgun sequence, a single genomic window includes:
- the LOC139898062 gene encoding uncharacterized protein, whose translation MIRNPNFQVRKRKWKTVSFLFKKSKRKLDNNKIDDQHSNFAEILALNDEVLARIMGDNDRDDVAEEDENPRNGDDERIRESCENQSSTLGLDDDADDYVDAEMDRNPRNEDDENENCKLGGLGLGDDDEEDELKDSKSGGGGVMVVSEKDVPPDDDCCPICFDNFTIACKTNCGHWFCAKCILQFWTYRTALQKCNCPICARPISKLTPEASLLIMQEVEVVEVLKNVQRYNRLFQGGINGVIRKAFEVPNVFKRLLCGLMDPDRFRGNYYAMRSFALMMSCIYNVSSFDFIPTGTLGVRRLFDLCAIALVVILCLVGICHRLMLRRRVRHLAGNQF comes from the exons ATGATCAGAAACCCTAATTTTCAGGTTCGTAAGAGAAAGTGGAAAACGGTGTCGTTTCTTTTCAAAAAATCAAAACGAAAGCtcgataataataaaattgatgatCAACATTCTAATTTCGCTGAAATTTTGGCGCTAAATGATGAGGTTTTGGCGCGAATTATGGGAGATAACGATCGTGACGATGTTGCCGAGGAAGATGAAAACCCTAGAAATGGTGACGATGAGAGAATCAGGGAAAGTTGTGAAAATCAGAGCTCTACGTTAGGGTTAGATGATGATGctgatgattatgttgatgctgagATGGATAGAAACCCTAGAAATGAGGATGATGAAAATGAAAATTGTAAATTAGGAGGGTTAGGTTTaggtgatgatgatgaagaagatgagttgAAGGATTCAAAGTCAGGAGGAGGTGGGGTAATGGTTGTTTCAGAGAAAGATGTACCTCCTGATGATGATTGTTGTCCAATCTGTTTTGACAATTTCACCATTGCTTGTAAAACCAACTGTGGACACTGGTTTTGCG CTAAATGCATATTGCAGTTTTGGACTTATAGAACAGCTCTTCAAAAATGTAATTGCCCAATTTGTGCACGTCCGATCAGTAAGTTGACACCAGAGGCATCTTTACTAATTATGCAGGAAGTGGAAGTAGTTGAAGTCCTAAAAAACGTGCAGAGGTATAACCGCCTTTTCCAGGGTGGTATTAATGGCGTCATACGG AAAGCTTTTGAGGTTCCAAATGTATTCAAAAGATTGTTGTGTGGTCTGATGGATCCAGATAGATTTAGAGGAAATTACTATGCAATGCGTTCCTTTGCT TTGATGATGAGTTGCATTTATAATGTTAGTTCTTTCGACTTCATTCCAACAG GGACTTTAGGGGTGAGGCGGTTGTTTGATCTTTGTGCTATAGCACTAGTAGTGATTCTATGTTTGGTTGGCATCTGCCATAGATTGATGCTCAGACGACGTGTCAGGCATTTGGCAGGTAACCAATTCTGA
- the LOC139901616 gene encoding uncharacterized protein, translating to MALEDLLLSESEREKDSDSAESDSDEDLIQEGYNTLNLLDSLDAMDEEDEARNSRTDIRRRRLQRDRIDTGNRLFRDYFSDNPTFPGDYFRNRFRMSNSLFMRIGHAILSCIIHMFSREYLRKPTEEDVRRLHAKHLEMHGFPGMLGSLDCMHWPWKNCPAAWQGHYHRGDYEGPTIMLEAVASYDMRIWHAFFGPAGSNNDINVLNESDLFEDLLDGRAPEGK from the exons atggcTTTGGAAGATTTATTACTTTCTGAGAGCGAAAGAGAGAAGGATAGTGATAGCGCAGAGTCCGATTCCGATGAAGATTTAATTCAAGAAGGTTACAACACGCTTAACTTACTCGATTCGCTTGATGCAATGGACGAAGAAGATGAGGCTCGAAATTCTCGTACAGATATTAGAAGACGCCGGTTACAAAGAGATCGTATTGATACCGGTAATCGTTTGTTTCGCGACTATTTCTCGGATAATCCAACATTTCCTGGTGATTATTTTCGAAATCGATTTCGAATGAGTAACTCATTGTTTATGCGTATTGGTCATGCTATTCTATC ATGTATTATTCATATGTTTTCGCGAGAATATTTAAGGAAACCAACTGAAGAAGATGTTCGTCGACTGCATGCCAAACATTTGGAGATGCATGGTTTTCCGGGTATGTTAGGTAGTCTCGATTGCATGCACTGGCCTTGGAAAAATTGTCCAGCTGCGTGGCAAGGGCATTACCACAGGGGTGATTACGAAGGACCAACAATAATGCTTGAGGCGGTTGCGTCCTACGATATGCGGATTTGGCACGCTTTCTTTGGTCCAGCGGGTTCGAACAATGATATTAATGTTCTTAATGAATCGGATTTGTTCGAAGATTTATTGGATGGTCGAGCTCCAGAG GGAAAATGA
- the LOC139898063 gene encoding uncharacterized protein — MELPAYDGAKLCVPPSLRRRLTASASRCTVEQIQTKLHNADLRRQKFYANLSSKARRKQRRIVDEDNLAQRLDAKLLAAQQKRLQILRSRSEMRTALNEKASRSLLRSIALQSKYNQKRAAAESNNSELLEAQKKKLKDEFLHVGKVAKSVSQQETEKLQSAKRQIADCPIESVNWNKKTQKQADHLSRKLLRCWREFCKQGTTLKLAKSYYILNINANDVKSMPFEHFAFLIDTPSTLQSTKALLDRLETRYRIIMEVASGTTLDNINHLLTRVVTPNSRHMEKVESYRTTTKKSATLSRYQARVVLSAYMILGHPDAVFRCQGVRETALAKSAKMFIQEYEILIEIILNGSSKTSSDESDPGRNCTFRSQIAAFDEAWCSYLNSFVVWKVKDVESLEEDLVRAACQMEISMMRKYKPAPERDDGVLTHDVKAFQKQMKVTEHQKLLREKIMHLSGKAGLEHLQNTLSDTRKKFLKSKENRTSVKSPVSHIPSPHLTTSSSIASPDEKNDSVVSSPLEEDTNMPQLKDPDSVSSSLGLVDPPGEIMSMTNVLIVNEFLHGRHYSATDSLYLSDETQKVRETMEKAFWDVIFNSIQEDKYDQIVVLMEEVRDELCEMSPKSRKQEILEAIDLDILSQLLNSHRLDIEYLGRIMEFALASLQKLSAVAYENQLKESHQKVMSELAELCHAGDGSTRSHAIALIKGLRFLLEQIQALKQEISKARIKILEPLLKGPTGLEYLGKAFTKLYGPPSDALIRLPLTIQWLSSVAPGKDREWSEHRGVLLELHDSSSERLVLPTTVLRTGGQFSRTLQTSPNVFISDITGADNGYRECKGEKGDLLVRLGLLKLVNNVDGVTQEDLPETLKLNYIRLRFVQNELQKITVIATSILVLRQTLVMEQMISNYEDMESTIVACSVQLSQILDTVIDAGLEELVEVLCKITDKFNTTNDSTKTHSRKHLLTRMLRKSVQAGDPVFVKVSRAVYMATRGVVLGGSGKHGKELAEKALRQVGSAVLTEKLVETAGVLGVVARVSENVHGPWYVRLTENVL; from the exons ATGGAATTGCCGGCGTATGACGGTGCGAAGTTGTGTGTGCCGCCGTCGCTACGGCGGAGACTCACGGCGTCTGCTTCTCGTTGTACCGTTGAACAAATTCAAACAAAACTTCACAATGCAGATCTTCGTCGTCAG AAATTTTATGCGAATTTGTCAAGTAAAGCAAGACGAAAGCAGCGTCGAATTGTGGATGAGGATAATCTTGCTCAACGTTTAGATGCCAAGCTTTTAGCTGCTCAACAGAAAAG ATTGCAGATACTCAGGTCCCGTAGCGAAATGAGGACCGCATTAAATGAGAAGGCATCACGGTCGCTATTGAGATCGATTGCCCTACAGAGCAAGTATAACCAAAAACGTGCAGCAGCTGAGAGTAACAATTCAGAACTACTGGAAGCTCAGAAGAAAAAATTGAAGGATGAGTTCTTACATGTAGGGAAGGTAGCCAAGTCCGTCTCACAACAAGAAACTGAAAAACTACAAAGT GCAAAAAGACAGATAGCAGACTGCCCAATCGAGTCTGTTAATTGGAATAAGAAGACGCAGAAGCAAGCTGATCATCTTTCTAGGAAGTTGCTAAG ATGCTGGAGGGAGTTTTGTAAGCAGGGGACTACCTTAAAACTGGCAAAAAGCTACTATATTCTAAATATTAACGCAAACGATGTGAAGTCAATGCCGTTTGAGCATTTTGCATTTTTGATTGATACCCCTTCTACACTTCAGAGTACGAAAGCTTTACTTGACCGGCTCGAGACACGCTACAGAATTATAATGGAAGTTGCATCTGGAACCACGTTGGATAACATCAATCACCTTCTTACACGAGTTGTCACACCAAATAGTAGACATATGGAAAAAGTAGAGTCTTATAGAACAACCACCAAAAAATCTGCTACATTATCAAGGTACCAAGCCAGGGTCGTGTTAAGTGCCTACATGATCTTAGGTCATCCTGACGCAGTTTTTAGATGTCAAGGGGTGCGTGAGACAGCTTTAGCCAAATCCGCCAAGATGTTTATCCAAGAATATGAGATACTGATTGAAATAATACTAAACGGGTCTTCGAAGACGTCCAGTGATGAGTCCGACCCGGGCAGAAATTGCACCTTCAGGTCTCAGATCGCAGCTTTTGATGAAGCGTGGTGCTCCTATTTGAATAGCTTTGTTGTATGGAAGGTAAAAGATGTAGAGTCTTTAGAGGAGGATTTAGTGAGGGCTGCCTGCCAGATGGAAATTTCCATGATGCGAAAGTACAAGCCCGCACCTGAACGAGATGACGGTGTCCTTACGCATGACGTGAAAGCTTTTCAAAAACAG ATGAAGGTTACAGAACATCAAAAACTGTTGAGGGAAAAGATAATGCACCTGAGCGGAAAGGCTGGTTTAGAGCATTTGCAGAACACTCTTTCTGACACACGTAAAAAGTTCTTAAAATCAAAGGAGAACAGAACCTCTGTTAAGTCACCAGTCTCACATATTCCATCTCCTCATTTGACGACTTCTTCATCCATTGCTAGTCCAGATGAAAAAAACGATAGTGTAGTTAGCTCACCATTAGAGGAAGACACTAACATGCCACAACTTAAAGACCCCGATTCTGTATCTAGCAGTCTAGGTTTGGTAGACCCTCCTGGTGAGATAATGAGCATGACGAATGTtttaattgtgaacgaatttcttcATGGGAGGCATTACTCGGCCACTGACAGTTTGTATTTGTCTGATGAAACACAAAAG GTTCGAGAGACGATGGAAAAAGCTTTCTGGGACGTCATCTTTAATAGTATACAAGAGGATAAGTATGATCAGATCGTTGTTTTGATGGAGGAGGTGAGGGATGAGCTTTGTGAGATGTCCCCTAAGAGCAGGAAACAAGAGATTCTTGAAGCTATTGATCTTGATATTCTTTCTCAG TTGTTGAACTCCCACCGTTTGGATATAGAATATCTTGGGAGGATCATGGAGTTTGCGCTAGCCAGCTTGCAGAAGCTTTCAGCCGTAGCTTATGAAAACCAACTTAAAGAATCTCATCAGAAAGTTATGTCGGAACTAGCCGAGTTATGTCACGCTGGAGACGGGTCAACACGTTCACATGCAATAGCATTAATAAAAGGTTTGCGGTTTCTACTGGAGCAGATACAG GCACTTAAGCAAGAAATCAGCAAGGCGCGTATTAAGATCCTGGAACCACTATTGAAGGGACCCACTGGTTTGGAGTACTTAGGAAAAGCTTTCACAAAGCTCTATGGCCCACCATCTGATGCCTTGATTCGACTTCCACTGACCATACAGTGGCTTTCATCTGTGGCTCCTGGCAAAGACCGTGAATGGAGTGAACACAGAGGGGTACTTTTGGAATTGCACGATTCGTCTTCTGAAAGGCTTGTACTTCCCACCACTGTTCTTAGGACAGGTGGACAGTTTTCTAGAACATTGCAAACTTCGCCCAATGTTTTTATCTCTGATATCACAG gaGCAGATAATGGGTATAGAGAGTGTAAGGGAGAAAAAGGTGATTTATTAGTGAGGCTAGGCCTGCTTAAGCTGGTGAACAATGTTGATGGTGTGACGCAAGAGGATTTGCCAGAAACCCTAAAATTAAATTATATACGGCTGAGGTTTGTGCAGAACGAACTACAGAAGATCACCGTAATTGCTACCAG TATCTTAGTCCTTAGACAAACACTTGTGATGGAGCAAATGATATCAAATTATGAGGATATGGAAAGCACAATAGTCGCGTGCTCCGTACAGCTTTCTCAGATCCTAGACACGGTCATAGATGCAGGCCTAGAAGAGCTTGTTGAAGTTCTATGCAAGATAACCGACAAGTTCAATACAACCAACGACTCAACAAAAACTCACTCAAGAAAGCATTTATTGACGAGAATGTTAAGAAAAAGTGTACAGGCTGGGGACCCGGTTTTCGTTAAGGTTTCACGAGCTGTATATATGGCAACAAGAGGAGTTGTACTTGGTGGCAGTGGGAAACATGGAAAAGAGCTGGCAGAGAAGGCACTACGCCAAGTAGGTTCTGCTGTTCTGACCGAAAAATTGGTGGAAACTGCAGGAGTGCTGGGCGTTGTGGCTAGAGTGAGTGAGAATGTACATGGACCGTGGTATGTTCGGTTGACTGAGAATGTGTTATAG